The following is a genomic window from Planctomycetia bacterium.
CTACAGGTCGTCAACAAGATTGCCAAGGCTGTGGGCGAAGACCCGATGCCCTTCGAAGTGCCGGCCGTCAACATGCCGCTGGCCGGCTCCAGCACCGTCCAGGGTGACGTCATGCGGTTGGACTTCGTGATTCCCATGAAGCTGATCAAGGCCGGCAAGGACGCCTACGACAAGTACGCCGCAACCATGCAAAGCGACGATTTCGATGAGGAAGACGACGCCGCGGAGGCCGATGAAAGCGCCGAGTCGGACGAAGATTCTGACGATTCCGCCGAAGATGCCGACGAGGATGCCGACCAGGAAGACGGCGGCGACGAGTAATCGTCCATATGCGACGTCGATACACGCTAATCGCGAACGTTGCCTCTAACGGAAGCGGCGCCCAGCGCAGCCAGCGGCGATATTAAAAACTGCCGGTGGCACACCGGGCACAGGTCGAATCGCATGTTTCGATACACCTGGTCTTCCAACTCGTCCGGCGAGCGCTTCTCCAGTTCGGCGATGAGCCGCTTCATCTCCGCCTCGTGGTCGCGCTCAACTTCCTCGCGCGAAAAATCCAGCCTCCCCGCCGCCGCGTACGCCTCCATCTTGAGGATGTAGTGATTGGAGCCGTCGCGCTCCAGGTCCAGCCCGCAACCGTCGCAGCGATATCTGATCATTCCGCGCTTCCTGAGATTTCCACCAGTCGCCTCAGCTTCTCGCGTGCCGTGCCGGTGTCAATGGCCCGTCCCGCTGACTTTACACCCTCGCTTAGATCACCTGCGATGCCCGCGACAACGAGCGCAAGCCCCGCGTTGAGCAGCGCGTGATCTCGGCGCGGGCCGGTTTGGCCATCAAGTACTTCACCGATGGTGGCTGCGCTATTGGCCGGGCTGGTGACGCGAAGTTCGTCGAGTCCTCCCCGGCCAAGTTTTGCGTCCTCAGGGCAGATCGTCCGCAAAGTAACCCGACCGTCGCGAACTTCCGCCACCGTGCTCGCCTCGCAAATGGTCAGGTCGCATAGCCCGTCGTGACCGTGCACGACAAAAGCGCGCTCCGCGCCCAGCGCTGCCAGTGCGGCCGCCACTTTCTCGACCAACTCGACACGCGGCACGCCGATGATCTGCCGTCGCACAATCGCCGGATTCGTCAACGGGCCCAGCAGGTTGAAGATCGTCGGCGTGCCGATCTTTCGCCGAACGTCCTTCACGATCGCCATCGCCGGATGAAGCTGCGCGGCGAAGAGAAAGCCGATGCCGATCTCGCGTATGCAGCGCTCGACAACCGCCGGCGAGGCTTCGATACGCACGCCCAGCGCCGTCAACACCTCCGCCGATCCGCTGGCTCGCGAGTTCGTTCGGTTGCCGTGCTTGGCGACGACCGCCCCCGCCGCCGATGCGATGATCGCCGCGGCCGTGGACACGTTAAAGGTGCTGATGCCGTCGCCCCCCGTGCCGCAGGTGTCGATGGCATTCGGGGCCTCGCATCGGATCGACGTGACATGACGCCGCATGACGCCCGCCGCGCCCACAATCTCTTCCACTGTCTCGCCGCGCTTCGCCAGTCCTCTGAGAAACTGCTCGACGTCATCCGGCGGAATCCGCCCGGTCATCAGGGCGTCGAAAACCTGCGCGGACTCAGCGCGCGAAAGCTCACCGCCGTTCGCGCCGCGACTCACAAGCTCTTCCCACGACTCACTCACGATCACTCACGCTTTCACGGGCCCGGCCGCTTTCTACTCCGGTCCTGATGCTGCAACCATCAATTGACCCACGCGCTCGCTCACCCGATAATGACAGTCACTTATCTTATCGCACCCAGGCGCAGACTGCTCGTGCAAGGGCAGACTGCAAACGCGCACGCGACGGCGGAGCCGCTCATGGCCGAGACCGTACCCATCCTGATCGACACCGACATGGGCGTTGACGACGCCGCGGCAATCTGCCTGGCACTGGCCTCACCGGGGCTAAACGTGCGCGCCATCGTAAGCGTTGGCGGAAACGTGGACGCCAATCAGGCGACGATCAACATCGGTCGTCTTCTTGCGGCGATGAAGCCCCCGGTCATGCCGGTAATCGGTAGGGGGATGGATCAGCCCGCCGGCGGTCCGAAGGATCGTCGGGCCCTTTTCGGCGAAGATGGTCTGGGCGGTTGCGATCTCCCATCGCCGGATCAATCAAAGGTCGCCGATTTTTCCGCCGTCTATCAGGACGCGATTGACGACGCCAAGGGCGAGTTGATCGTCGTCGCCCTCGGGCCCCTCACCAACATCGCCGCCATGCTCGATCGTTCGCCCGAGTTAATGCGCCGCATCAAGCACCTGCATCTGACCGGCGGCGCCGTCTGGGCCCAGGGCGATGCATCCCCCGCATCAGAGTTTAACTTCCACAAAGACCCCTCGGCCGCTGCCAGAGTTCTGTCATCGCGCCTGCCCATCACGGTCACACCGCTCGATGTGACGCGCCTGGTCTGCTTCGACGAGTCGCACGCCGCGCACCTCGCCGCCAGCGGCTATCGCACCGGCGAAGTCCTTTCCCGCCTGATGCGATATCCGATCGAGCAGGACGTCGATCCCAGCTACGGAAAGTGCCATCTCGCCGACGCAGTAACCGTCGGCAGCCTCCTCTGGCCGGGCCTCTTCCTCAAGACACGCATGCGACTGGAGATCGTCACCGAAGGCCCGCAGGCAGGGCGGAGCAAGCCCGCGCTCGGCGGCGCTGCCGAAGAGCGGATTGACCTCCTCACCGCGATCAACGCCGTCGATTTCCAGGAGAACCTGCTAGAATCCCTCTGCCACGAGGCGTTCGTGGTCTAATTTTCCAAGGCAGGTGACTCGGCGTGAATCGCTATACGATCGACATCAACGGCATGACCTGCGAGCATTGCGTGGGCACGGTTCAAAAGGCACTCGTCACTGTTCCCGGCGTCGTTTCGGCGGCAGTCGAGCTGAATCCAGGCCGCGCCCTTGTCGAGTTGGATGACGTGACATCGGGTATCGCGTCACTTGTGCGGGCAATCGCCGGCGCGGGCTATTCAGTGGCGGGATATCGAGAAGCGCCCCCGCAATCTCATCCATAGGCGTCAGAGTCCGTCGTGCCTCAATCCATCCAGTTGCGAATCTCGGGAATGACCTGCGGCGCCTGCGTCCGCCGCGTGGAGGACGCCCTGCGCAGCGTGACCGGCGTGGCGGACGCCGGCGTGCAGCTCATGTCCGAGTCGGCCATCGTCGCGACGGGCGGCGCTGCCGTATCAAAAGACGCGCTCGTACAGGCCGTGCGCGCAATCGGCTACGACGCGGAGGTCATGAGCGGCGCTGATACGGCCATCCCCGGCGCCGATGAATCTGCCCACCGCGAGCGGCAGCGCAGGGATCGGCAGGCGTTGATCCAGGCGATCGGCCTCGTTCTGCCCATTCTCGCCGTTGACCACTTCCGCCACGTCCTGTGGAGCCACAACACCGGCAGCCAGACCGCGGCCATCCTCTTGGAACTCGTCCTGCTGCTCATGCTCGCATTCAGCCCGGCCGGCGCGCCCATCCTGGTCGGCGGCCTTCGAGCACTGTTCTTCCGCACGCCGAACATGGACTTGCTCATCACAATGGGCTTCTCCGTCGCCACGCTCAGCAGTGTCTACGGCG
Proteins encoded in this region:
- a CDS encoding nucleoside hydrolase: MAETVPILIDTDMGVDDAAAICLALASPGLNVRAIVSVGGNVDANQATINIGRLLAAMKPPVMPVIGRGMDQPAGGPKDRRALFGEDGLGGCDLPSPDQSKVADFSAVYQDAIDDAKGELIVVALGPLTNIAAMLDRSPELMRRIKHLHLTGGAVWAQGDASPASEFNFHKDPSAAARVLSSRLPITVTPLDVTRLVCFDESHAAHLAASGYRTGEVLSRLMRYPIEQDVDPSYGKCHLADAVTVGSLLWPGLFLKTRMRLEIVTEGPQAGRSKPALGGAAEERIDLLTAINAVDFQENLLESLCHEAFVV
- a CDS encoding heavy-metal-associated domain-containing protein is translated as MNRYTIDINGMTCEHCVGTVQKALVTVPGVVSAAVELNPGRALVELDDVTSGIASLVRAIAGAGYSVAGYREAPPQSHP
- the trpD gene encoding anthranilate phosphoribosyltransferase, with protein sequence MSESWEELVSRGANGGELSRAESAQVFDALMTGRIPPDDVEQFLRGLAKRGETVEEIVGAAGVMRRHVTSIRCEAPNAIDTCGTGGDGISTFNVSTAAAIIASAAGAVVAKHGNRTNSRASGSAEVLTALGVRIEASPAVVERCIREIGIGFLFAAQLHPAMAIVKDVRRKIGTPTIFNLLGPLTNPAIVRRQIIGVPRVELVEKVAAALAALGAERAFVVHGHDGLCDLTICEASTVAEVRDGRVTLRTICPEDAKLGRGGLDELRVTSPANSAATIGEVLDGQTGPRRDHALLNAGLALVVAGIAGDLSEGVKSAGRAIDTGTAREKLRRLVEISGSAE